One genomic window of Bacillus mycoides includes the following:
- a CDS encoding methyl-accepting chemotaxis protein codes for MDEISSGATTQTTSVENGAMLLFDVTEGIQHVANSSSSINTASTHTREKAEDGGKLVGKTVNQMQSIAESVSQSDAVIQLLNNKSKQIGDILEVIQNIADQTNLLALNAAIEAARAGEHGRGFAIVADEVRKLAEQSSVSSSEISKLICEIQDDMSKTVKSMGHVNEEVQSGLVIANETKQNFAEILQSTNEIANQIKTMVETANGMSKGANEVSISVGQIAMTAQNNATSTQSVAASAEEQLASMEEIGSAAGTLSQMAEELQGLIERFKV; via the coding sequence ATGGATGAAATATCAAGTGGGGCAACGACGCAAACAACAAGTGTAGAAAATGGTGCGATGTTACTGTTTGATGTAACAGAAGGAATTCAGCATGTAGCAAATAGTTCATCATCTATTAATACGGCTTCTACTCATACTCGTGAAAAAGCAGAAGATGGTGGAAAGCTAGTAGGGAAAACAGTAAATCAAATGCAGTCTATTGCAGAATCTGTTTCACAATCTGATGCAGTTATACAGTTATTAAATAATAAATCAAAGCAAATTGGTGACATATTAGAAGTAATCCAAAATATTGCAGATCAAACAAATCTTCTTGCTTTAAATGCTGCAATTGAAGCTGCAAGAGCTGGTGAGCACGGAAGAGGATTTGCGATCGTTGCAGATGAAGTACGTAAATTGGCAGAGCAATCTAGCGTATCTTCCAGTGAAATTAGTAAATTAATATGTGAAATACAAGATGATATGAGTAAGACAGTAAAATCTATGGGTCATGTAAATGAAGAAGTTCAATCTGGACTAGTTATTGCAAATGAAACGAAGCAAAACTTTGCTGAGATTTTACAATCTACAAATGAAATTGCTAATCAAATTAAAACGATGGTTGAAACGGCTAATGGGATGTCAAAAGGTGCCAATGAAGTATCTATTTCAGTAGGGCAAATTGCAATGACAGCACAAAATAATGCGACGAGTACACAAAGTGTCGCGGCGTCTGCTGAAGAACAATTAGCTTCGATGGAGGAAATTGGTTCCGCAGCTGGTACATTATCTCAAATGGCTGAAGAGTTACAAGGATTAATTGAAAGATTTAAAGTATAA